Genomic DNA from Solanum pennellii chromosome 3, SPENNV200:
CTAgtgtcacggacttagagtatttgctaAGACTCAATTTAACTAGGATGTTGCGGGACGTGACACCAGGCTAGCAAGTTTATATCTAGTATTTGCTTTTTTAAGACCGTGGGTAAAACCAAAACCATTAGTTGGTCATAGAATCTAAGCTTGTGGATGGATTAAATTTGTCAGGATATATATTATCGCTTTCACTTGCTGAGACATAAGGTTGTTAGCTAGAATCTGATCCAACTATTTCATATTGTTCTCAAAGAAAAAATTCTTTATGAATTTCGGTATATTCAGGTCCTGTATGGGTTACTCTGTCCTGTTTGTAACTTGTTCAGGCCTTAAAAGATGGAGAATATGGAAGAGAAGATTGAGGGTAGTCTCCAATTCGCACCGAAGGAATTGCTTCAGTGGAGCCAATGGCAGTTGCTTGATTCTGTTCTTCCTACTGGTGGTTTTGCTCATTCTTTTGGCGTTGAGGCTGCTATTCAAGCCCGGTTAGTCTCTGGGCCTGAAGATCTTCGAACATTTGTGATCCATATACTAGAGAATACAGGAAGCCTATTGCTTCCTTTTGTCTATACTTTGAATACATCTCCTAATGTTGAAACATGGTATAAACTTGATAAAATATTGGATGCAACACTGACAAATGAAGTTAGTAGGAAAGCGTCTATTTCACAAGGATCGGCACTTTTGAGAGTGGCTGCTGCTGTGTTCCAGGAAGTTCCTTATGTTAAAACTATGCGAGAAATGTCTTTGGCTAGTGGAGCTGTCCGTTTCCACCATGCTCCTATTTTTGGACTTGTCTGTGGGCTTCTTGGATTGAATGCTGAAACTTGTCAAAAGGCTTACTTGTTTATAACGATGAGAGATGTTGTTTCTGCTGCAACAAGGCTCAATTTGGTTGGACCACTAGGTGCAGCTGTCTTGCAGCATCAGCTTGCTGCAAATGCAGAAGATTTATCAAAGAAATGGATGAACCGTCCTGTAGAGGAAGCATGTCAGACTAGTCCTTTGCTTGACACTATCCAGGGTTGTCATGGTTATTTGTTCTCCAGGCTTTTTTGCTCTTGAGTGGTGGAACCGAAGATTCAAGATACGGGAGTTGGTGGATGAGAAAGTACCTTTGTCAAGCTTGTGCTTTCGTCTGTTTGAATTCGTTTCTGATCAGGATGTTGATTGAAACAGGTACCAGAAATTCTATCAGAAGAAATTCTTGCAAAAATGAGTGCACCACCTAAAAGTGATGCACCAATAATTACAAGTGATGAACTTGCTGAAGGTGATGGATTTGTATTTGGATTTCCAACTAGATTTGGAATGATGTGTGCTCAATTTAAGGCATTTCTTGATTCTACTGGAGGTTTGTGGAGAACTCAACAACTTGCAGGCAAACCAGCAGGCATTTTCTTGAGTACTGGCTCTCAAGGAGGTGGCCAAGAGACTACTGTGTCAGTTCCTTTTTGACTTGACacgaaatttattttttaaaaaaaattaaaatgttttatctAACATATGTCATAGATGTTTTATACAAGTacaaatcattttattaaaggGTATATTGTGTGTTTTACaattaaattgtataaaacatcTATAACATATGTTagataaaacattttaatttttttaaaaaaataaatttcgtGTCAAGTCAAAAAGGAACTAACGCAGTAGTCTCTTGGCCACCTCCTTGAGAGCCAGTACTCAAGAAAATGCCTGCTGGTTTGCCTGCAAGTTGTTGAGTTCTCCACAAACCTCCAGTAGAATCAAGAAATACCTTAAATTGAGCACACATCATTCCAAATCTAGTTGGAAATCCAAATACAAATCCATCACCTTCAGCAAGTTCATCACTTGATATTATTCAGATTTAGAGAGTCAAACTTGTTTCTTTTGACTGTGCATTCGAACATGCAATCTTTAAGGTTTTTGAAGAATAACTTTtaaaactacataaaaagtaGGCATAAACATAACAATGTCTTTAACTTAGTCTTAGCACATATTTATGTCATCTAACTTTAGgtatgcacaagtagacacttaaacttgtataaagttgaataaatagacAGACGCATCCTACATGGCAATTTGAGTCCTACATGTATTACGTCACATATGATTCATGTGTCTACTTGTATATACTCAAAGTTGGAGGATATAAATGTGATTTGCTAAGTTAAgagacatatttatgtattatgcctaaaaagtactataagtcGCAATGATTAACAGTTTAAAATATTCAATGGACGTAAAAATAAATCGCatctaaaagttttaatttcttgtTTGACTCTCAAAGTATCAAACTATGTCTTATAAACCGTAACaaaaaacatactaaatatagaaatgtgttattatttttacagATTGACAGCGATAACACAACTTGTACATCATGGAATGTTGTTTGTACCAACTGGCTATTCATTTGGAGCAGGAATGTTTGAGATGGAGAATATTAAAGGTGGAAGTCCCTATGGTTCTG
This window encodes:
- the LOC107012653 gene encoding urease accessory protein F; translation: MENMEEKIEGSLQFAPKELLQWSQWQLLDSVLPTGGFAHSFGVEAAIQARLVSGPEDLRTFVIHILENTGSLLLPFVYTLNTSPNVETWYKLDKILDATLTNEVSRKASISQGSALLRVAAAVFQEVPYVKTMREMSLASGAVRFHHAPIFGLVCGLLGLNAETCQKAYLFITMRDVVSAATRLNLVGPLGAAVLQHQLAANAEDLSKKWMNRPVEEACQTSPLLDTIQGCHGYLFSRLFCS
- the LOC107013108 gene encoding probable NAD(P)H dehydrogenase (quinone) FQR1-like 1 produces the protein MSAPPKSDAPIITSDELAEGDGFVFGFPTRFGMMCAQFKAFLDSTGGLWRTQQLAGKPAGIFLSTGSQGGGQETTVLTAITQLVHHGMLFVPTGYSFGAGMFEMENIKGGSPYGSGTFAGDGSRQPTQLELEQAFHQGKYIATITKKLKGST